One region of Cyanobium sp. M30B3 genomic DNA includes:
- the psbN gene encoding photosystem II reaction center protein PsbN, with amino-acid sequence MDPSSTGSPALSVALTVLAVLLGLTGLGIYLAFGPPSKGLTDPFDDHDD; translated from the coding sequence ATGGATCCCAGCAGCACCGGTTCCCCCGCTCTCTCGGTTGCGCTCACGGTGCTGGCCGTGTTGCTGGGGCTCACCGGCCTCGGCATCTACCTGGCCTTCGGTCCGCCCTCCAAGGGCCTCACCGATCCCTTCGACGACCACGACGACTGA